One stretch of Candidatus Poribacteria bacterium DNA includes these proteins:
- a CDS encoding DUF4340 domain-containing protein → MNFRTTLIIIVILAGIAGAYFLFFQQSPEPTLTNEKPPIHQAYGIMREKVQQMEVTFSDTAYQDLKLVKDATGNWRLKSPFQADADSEKVNRMLDDILNKRVKQTLEVTALTQYGLDTPSITLSLWTEQASPAVTLSIGKKTINFSVYAKEKSEAHIFLIESSALDDLTKSPTDLRDRSVIQFNPDTVSNIALASRAAGGNSNRQKTGMEERKDGREGIRRPTADTYKTLHCEKRDGAWHVTHPIEAKADTPKIEDILSELRSLQVSTFEADEADANTPAQLEKTGLDTPRIEIKLTDGNHTYALDIGAEVPLENGTQGRRYVKSVHQKAIYTVSDDIYELLNKSVLDLRDKRVIDFQRIDTIRIEITQNQEITVCTKNYDNVWELQTPAGRGWVTQPVRADAKAVDDLLFGVDSLEAAAFVETPVKNLASYGLASPSIEVAFTQRGEEKPVVLHIGDDTTDGTIYVKAEQSDQVARVERALIDKISLGSAWLRDKQVLNFHIDDAIRLTLHGEASLTCQRLGTNWRLTAPVKEDANNVEVNAIIYELDDLKADAYVRSEPALTDAVTGFSTPQLQLTVELRNQKVYTLQVGNQTAASGHFYARLQHEPNLIFLLNTELVPKLKTTLALLRTSEY, encoded by the coding sequence GTGAATTTCAGGACAACCCTTATCATCATTGTGATCCTTGCAGGCATCGCAGGCGCGTATTTTCTATTTTTCCAACAATCGCCAGAGCCAACCCTAACAAACGAAAAGCCGCCGATCCATCAGGCTTATGGTATAATGAGAGAAAAGGTTCAGCAGATGGAAGTCACGTTTTCGGATACGGCATATCAAGATCTGAAATTGGTAAAAGACGCAACGGGGAACTGGCGCCTCAAAAGCCCATTTCAGGCGGATGCAGATAGCGAAAAAGTGAACCGAATGTTAGATGACATCCTTAATAAACGCGTTAAGCAGACGCTTGAGGTCACAGCGTTGACCCAATACGGGCTGGATACACCCAGCATAACCCTCTCGCTGTGGACAGAACAGGCATCACCAGCAGTAACCCTTTCTATTGGTAAAAAAACAATTAACTTTTCTGTCTATGCCAAAGAGAAATCCGAAGCACATATCTTTCTGATCGAATCCAGTGCGCTTGACGATCTGACGAAATCTCCGACAGATCTCCGCGACCGGTCGGTTATTCAGTTCAACCCGGACACGGTGTCTAACATTGCGTTGGCATCCAGAGCTGCAGGCGGGAATAGCAATCGACAAAAGACTGGAATGGAAGAGAGGAAGGATGGAAGAGAGGGAATCCGACGACCGACAGCCGACACCTATAAAACCCTTCATTGCGAAAAGAGAGATGGGGCATGGCACGTCACACACCCAATCGAAGCAAAAGCAGACACCCCCAAAATTGAAGATATTCTTTCGGAATTGCGTTCATTGCAAGTGTCAACATTTGAAGCAGACGAAGCAGACGCGAATACGCCAGCACAATTAGAAAAGACCGGATTAGATACACCGCGCATCGAGATAAAACTTACAGATGGAAACCACACCTACGCACTTGACATCGGCGCAGAAGTTCCGTTAGAAAACGGGACTCAGGGAAGGCGCTATGTCAAATCCGTTCACCAAAAGGCTATCTACACCGTCAGCGATGACATCTATGAACTCCTCAATAAGTCTGTTTTGGATCTGCGTGATAAAAGGGTTATAGACTTTCAACGTATCGATACGATTCGCATCGAAATCACACAGAATCAGGAAATCACTGTCTGTACAAAGAACTATGATAACGTCTGGGAATTGCAAACGCCGGCGGGTAGGGGCTGGGTAACCCAGCCCGTACGGGCGGACGCGAAGGCGGTGGACGACCTGCTTTTCGGTGTAGATTCGCTTGAAGCGGCGGCTTTCGTTGAGACTCCTGTCAAAAACCTTGCGTCCTACGGCTTAGCGTCCCCGTCAATCGAGGTTGCCTTTACGCAACGCGGTGAAGAAAAACCAGTGGTGCTACACATAGGAGACGATACCACAGACGGAACCATCTACGTTAAAGCCGAGCAATCCGATCAAGTCGCCCGTGTTGAACGTGCCTTAATCGACAAGATTTCGCTCGGTTCGGCATGGTTAAGAGATAAACAGGTTCTTAATTTCCACATTGACGACGCGATTCGGCTCACTTTGCACGGAGAAGCATCGTTGACCTGCCAACGTCTTGGCACCAACTGGCGACTCACCGCGCCGGTGAAAGAAGATGCAAACAACGTAGAAGTTAACGCCATCATCTACGAACTCGACGATCTGAAGGCAGACGCTTATGTACGGAGCGAACCTGCACTCACTGATGCAGTTACAGGCTTTAGCACGCCGCAGCTCCAACTGACCGTCGAATTGCGAAATCAGAAGGTGTATACCTTGCAAGTTGGAAACCAGACAGCGGCATCCGGACATTTCTACGCACGACTTCAACATGAACCGAATTTAATTTTCCTGCTCAATACGGAACTCGTTCCGAAACTGAAAACAACACTCGCACTGCTCCGAACCTCGGAATATTAA
- a CDS encoding ABC transporter permease subunit — MRNILAVCTKELYTYFVSPIAYFVCFVFTAISGFLFSILLISASNVGGTGGYVMETLFGNMAIVLLFFTPVLTMKLFAEERKSGTIELLLTSPITDGQVVLGKFLASCTLVLIMLGLTLLFPLLTQRFGYLDSGLLISGYLGIILISSSFLALGLLMSSMCKNQLVAALTSFGILITLWVIGALSVRGGPIARFLSYLSLPEHYRDFSRGIILLKDVIYYVSFTCVCLFATFKSIESSKWR, encoded by the coding sequence ATGAGAAATATTCTTGCAGTTTGCACAAAAGAACTCTATACCTATTTCGTCTCACCGATCGCCTATTTCGTCTGCTTTGTTTTTACAGCGATTTCGGGTTTCCTGTTCTCCATCCTGCTTATCAGCGCAAGCAACGTCGGCGGGACGGGTGGATACGTGATGGAAACACTTTTCGGGAACATGGCGATTGTTCTCCTCTTTTTTACGCCGGTGTTGACAATGAAACTCTTTGCAGAGGAACGGAAATCGGGAACGATTGAGTTGCTCCTGACGTCCCCAATCACAGATGGACAAGTCGTCCTCGGCAAATTTCTGGCGAGCTGCACCTTGGTGCTGATTATGCTTGGCTTGACCCTTCTGTTCCCGCTTCTCACCCAACGTTTCGGGTATTTAGACAGCGGACTTTTGATCAGCGGTTATCTCGGCATCATCCTCATCAGTTCCTCCTTCCTAGCATTAGGCTTGCTGATGTCGTCGATGTGTAAAAACCAACTCGTTGCGGCGTTGACGAGTTTCGGCATCCTCATCACATTATGGGTGATCGGCGCGCTCTCAGTCCGTGGTGGACCGATAGCGAGATTCCTGAGTTACCTGTCGCTTCCTGAACACTACCGAGATTTCTCACGCGGTATTATCCTTTTGAAAGACGTTATCTACTACGTCAGTTTCACATGTGTCTGCTTATTTGCGACGTTCAAGTCCATTGAATCCTCAAAATGGAGATAG
- a CDS encoding chlorite dismutase family protein, which yields MNTEQKRPQRPEPPDIQEVGAPIDGKSQVSDRRLFFQLHVFKESFDDSLILKTLEKGSLNAVLYDDLNHPTGIGVLFIAEDPAALMAASRSLLVKAQDTPKLTYRPEMTMTGRTYSSGREPNLEAWLLNRPLQNVLNPDFPWAIWYPLRRNPEFYRLEHRERGRILGEHALLGRSYAAGGYASDIRLACFGLDTNDNEFVIGLVGPDLHPLSRLIQDMRQTEQTTKYIESLGPFFVGKVRKQFFND from the coding sequence ATGAACACTGAACAAAAGAGACCTCAGCGTCCCGAACCCCCGGATATCCAAGAAGTCGGCGCGCCTATCGATGGAAAATCACAGGTGAGCGATCGGCGTTTGTTCTTCCAATTGCATGTCTTTAAAGAGAGCTTCGATGATAGCCTGATCCTTAAAACACTTGAGAAAGGAAGCCTAAACGCAGTCCTATACGACGATCTAAACCATCCCACAGGGATCGGTGTGCTTTTCATTGCAGAAGATCCAGCGGCGTTAATGGCGGCGTCACGCAGCCTACTCGTAAAGGCTCAGGATACGCCGAAACTTACGTATCGTCCAGAAATGACGATGACAGGGCGAACATATTCAAGCGGCAGAGAACCGAATCTAGAGGCGTGGCTTCTCAACAGACCGCTCCAAAACGTCCTGAATCCCGATTTTCCGTGGGCGATTTGGTATCCACTGCGCCGAAACCCTGAATTCTATCGTCTTGAACACCGTGAGCGGGGTCGTATCTTAGGTGAACACGCCTTGCTGGGGCGCAGTTACGCCGCGGGTGGATACGCCAGTGACATCCGACTTGCATGCTTCGGATTGGATACGAATGACAATGAATTTGTTATTGGATTGGTTGGTCCCGATTTACATCCGTTATCGCGCCTGATACAGGATATGCGTCAAACGGAGCAGACGACGAAATACATCGAATCCCTCGGTCCCTTCTTTGTTGGAAAGGTTCGGAAACAATTTTTTAACGATTAA
- a CDS encoding AAA domain-containing protein, producing MSTNRKIPTPEEIEKEFQEFVQQKYGGSVRLINASASEASPETEAEVPEPKKTFDLKFDLKPREIKQYLDRYVIKQDEAKKALAIAVCDHYNHVRECHEDPTAADADYSKQNIVMLGPTGVGKTYLIRHIAKLIGVPFVKADATRFSETGYVGANVDDLIRELVTQAEDNLELAQYGIIYLDEADKIATPPNIIGRDVSGRGVQIGLLKLMEETEVDLRSGNDVASQMRAAMEFQKSGKVEKEVINTRHILFIISGAFTGIADIIKKRMHQSKIGFNAEITSQTDGTAQYLGNVTPKDFIDFGFEPEFIGRLPVHVVCTELGVDDLFYILKHSEGSIIRQYENAFRAYGITALFSDCGLRRIAEKAIEQKTGARALMTVCEKVLRDYKFELPSTGVKEFVVTAEVVEAPDVQLKRITEEPDYNRRTVMCEQVRRYEAQFYVEHQLQIQFDAEATVLICERAIADEQTVQQVCDQLLGSYQHGLNLIKQNTGQSTFTFPKAVLENPDQVLEEWIRDSYTATR from the coding sequence GTGAGCACAAATAGGAAGATACCTACACCCGAAGAAATCGAAAAAGAATTCCAAGAATTCGTACAACAGAAATATGGCGGCAGTGTCCGTTTAATCAATGCATCTGCCAGTGAAGCTTCGCCTGAAACAGAAGCGGAAGTACCGGAGCCAAAAAAGACTTTCGATCTGAAGTTCGACCTCAAACCGAGGGAGATTAAGCAGTACCTTGATCGATATGTCATCAAACAGGACGAGGCAAAGAAGGCACTCGCTATCGCTGTCTGTGACCACTACAACCACGTCCGGGAATGCCACGAAGATCCAACTGCGGCGGATGCTGATTACTCCAAACAGAACATCGTTATGCTTGGACCCACTGGCGTTGGTAAGACATATCTCATCCGACACATCGCCAAACTCATCGGCGTGCCGTTTGTCAAAGCAGATGCGACCCGATTCAGCGAAACGGGTTACGTGGGTGCGAACGTTGACGACTTAATCCGTGAACTGGTAACGCAAGCCGAAGACAACCTCGAATTGGCGCAATACGGAATTATCTATCTCGACGAAGCGGACAAAATCGCCACACCGCCAAATATCATCGGACGGGATGTGAGCGGGCGCGGTGTGCAGATTGGGCTCCTTAAATTGATGGAGGAAACCGAAGTCGACCTGCGTAGCGGAAACGATGTCGCCTCGCAGATGCGTGCCGCCATGGAATTCCAGAAAAGCGGGAAGGTCGAAAAAGAGGTCATTAACACACGGCACATCCTCTTTATCATCAGCGGTGCGTTCACGGGTATAGCGGATATTATCAAGAAACGCATGCACCAAAGTAAAATCGGTTTCAACGCTGAGATTACCAGTCAAACCGACGGGACAGCACAGTATCTTGGAAATGTTACACCGAAAGACTTCATCGACTTCGGCTTCGAACCTGAATTTATCGGACGACTCCCCGTACACGTTGTTTGCACGGAACTCGGTGTAGATGACCTTTTCTATATCCTGAAACACTCCGAAGGCTCCATTATCCGACAATACGAAAACGCCTTTCGGGCGTACGGCATCACTGCCCTATTTTCAGACTGCGGTTTACGACGGATCGCTGAAAAAGCCATTGAACAAAAAACCGGGGCGCGTGCCTTAATGACGGTCTGCGAAAAGGTTTTACGCGACTATAAATTTGAACTCCCCTCCACGGGTGTCAAGGAATTCGTCGTTACCGCTGAAGTTGTCGAGGCACCTGATGTCCAACTCAAGCGAATCACCGAAGAACCCGACTACAACCGCAGGACTGTGATGTGTGAGCAGGTTCGTCGATATGAAGCACAATTCTACGTAGAACATCAATTGCAAATTCAGTTCGACGCTGAAGCGACTGTGCTTATTTGCGAACGTGCGATTGCAGACGAACAAACAGTCCAGCAGGTCTGCGATCAACTCCTGGGAAGTTATCAACACGGGCTAAACCTCATTAAGCAGAACACAGGACAATCCACATTCACCTTTCCAAAGGCTGTTTTGGAAAATCCAGATCAGGTCCTCGAAGAGTGGATTCGTGACTCCTATACCGCAACGCGTTAA
- a CDS encoding methionine synthase: protein MQDRDILIPTSTIGSYAPPSWLCVTLEAIGRGELGETDINETFDDAVRAAIADQERAGVDIITEGEMRRQDFVLGFYERLTGLEQLPAPRTQGPDGHDQRGKWLPSVPLAAPDGLGILAEFEFAKNETTKTLKVTCPGPFTLSGRIQTGGIYKERLEVAYACAEIINTELRQLVAAGAEFIQLDEPSYAVYPDRPEAFVKLFNHTVEGVSAKIGLHICFGNYRGRAVGKRSYRPLFPYILDADFDQLALEFANREMAEIGLWSEFPNDKELAAGLIDVKNYYVETPEDVAALLREALKHVRPEKLSITPDCGFSQTARWAAAAKLKTMVAGTEIVRRELTGTTS, encoded by the coding sequence ATGCAAGATAGGGACATTTTGATACCCACCAGCACTATCGGAAGTTACGCGCCACCGAGTTGGCTGTGCGTGACGTTAGAGGCAATCGGACGCGGAGAACTCGGTGAAACCGACATTAACGAGACCTTCGACGACGCCGTTCGCGCCGCTATCGCTGACCAAGAACGCGCCGGCGTTGACATTATCACAGAGGGTGAGATGCGCCGCCAAGACTTCGTGCTCGGTTTCTATGAACGGCTCACCGGGCTAGAACAACTGCCAGCACCCCGAACACAGGGACCCGACGGACACGATCAACGCGGCAAATGGCTGCCCTCCGTTCCGCTCGCTGCGCCTGACGGCCTCGGTATCCTCGCGGAGTTTGAATTCGCGAAGAACGAGACGACGAAAACGCTCAAGGTGACATGCCCCGGTCCGTTTACGCTTTCTGGACGGATCCAGACCGGTGGTATTTATAAAGAACGGCTTGAGGTTGCCTACGCGTGCGCAGAGATTATCAACACAGAACTCCGTCAACTCGTCGCCGCTGGTGCAGAATTCATACAGTTAGACGAACCCTCTTACGCCGTTTATCCGGATCGTCCTGAAGCGTTCGTCAAACTTTTCAATCATACCGTTGAAGGTGTCTCTGCAAAGATCGGACTGCACATCTGTTTCGGCAATTACCGCGGCAGAGCCGTCGGCAAACGTTCGTATCGTCCACTTTTTCCGTATATTTTAGACGCGGATTTCGATCAACTCGCCCTGGAATTCGCGAACCGAGAGATGGCAGAAATCGGATTGTGGAGTGAATTTCCGAACGATAAAGAACTTGCGGCAGGACTCATCGACGTCAAAAACTACTATGTAGAAACACCAGAGGATGTCGCAGCGTTGCTCCGCGAAGCACTCAAGCATGTGCGTCCCGAAAAACTGTCCATCACACCGGATTGCGGATTCAGTCAAACGGCACGGTGGGCGGCTGCGGCTAAACTGAAAACGATGGTGGCTGGAACTGAAATTGTCCGTCGTGAACTCACCGGAACAACATCTTAA
- a CDS encoding DUF2088 domain-containing protein, with product MKYFTYFGNHLINAKLPDTSEVYYAKPPLPGIKRAALGEHTQRAFENPLEMPPLRELVNGNSKVLILFDDNCQPFPATKKPDMRQIMIETLLRMLYSYGVEKKNIQLMCAVALHRKMKEHELAYMLGKDIMDEFYPDQLRNFDAEDADQIAYVGHTEKDEIVETDKAVLESDLVIYVDMIQIPLNGGHKSVAVGLGTYNSIAPHHSPHMTSESPHVMQPEGSHMHACIERMSRLIQKETPILVLEAAMNGAIYPFHLRYVGKPNRDCNIAEKVLKTFTPATLSLLPESLRYAILKSVRTDYEPIQINVGDIDAVHERTLTSMKDQLAIDIPRQFSTLVFGLPDMSPYAVDARINPVLVVSDILGYVFNWFYNKPIIKKNGVVIIMNPTYEIFHEEYHVAYKQFYDEVLAETTEPFEMQQKFQEKYAKDAYLIDCYRNKFAHHGFHPFTVWYWATYPLKYLAKVILVGPKEPRVAQRLGVDWARNLDDALAMAREISGEDDVVALTMPPFFYANVGG from the coding sequence ATGAAATATTTTACTTACTTCGGAAACCATCTCATCAACGCGAAATTGCCGGACACCTCAGAGGTCTACTACGCGAAGCCTCCCCTGCCGGGAATCAAGCGCGCCGCACTGGGTGAACACACACAGCGCGCCTTTGAAAACCCACTTGAGATGCCCCCACTCCGTGAACTCGTCAACGGCAACTCCAAAGTGCTCATCCTGTTCGACGATAACTGTCAACCCTTTCCCGCTACCAAAAAGCCGGATATGCGGCAGATTATGATTGAGACACTTCTGAGGATGCTCTATAGCTACGGCGTGGAGAAAAAGAATATCCAACTGATGTGTGCTGTCGCGTTGCATCGAAAGATGAAGGAACACGAACTCGCCTATATGCTCGGAAAAGATATCATGGACGAGTTCTATCCAGACCAACTCCGAAATTTCGATGCAGAGGATGCCGACCAGATTGCCTACGTGGGACACACGGAGAAAGACGAGATCGTTGAGACGGATAAGGCAGTGCTCGAATCCGATCTGGTGATTTACGTTGACATGATACAGATTCCGCTCAATGGTGGCCACAAGTCCGTGGCGGTGGGTCTCGGGACATATAACTCCATCGCACCGCACCACTCGCCGCACATGACATCAGAAAGTCCGCACGTCATGCAACCCGAGGGTTCGCACATGCACGCCTGTATCGAGCGAATGAGCCGTCTTATCCAGAAAGAGACACCCATCTTGGTGCTCGAAGCGGCGATGAACGGGGCAATCTATCCATTCCATCTGCGTTACGTCGGGAAACCGAACCGCGATTGCAACATCGCAGAGAAAGTACTGAAAACCTTCACACCGGCGACCTTATCGCTACTGCCCGAATCACTACGCTACGCGATTCTTAAGAGCGTCCGGACGGACTACGAACCGATACAGATCAACGTGGGCGACATTGATGCCGTTCACGAAAGAACCTTGACATCAATGAAAGATCAGTTGGCAATAGATATCCCACGCCAGTTCAGCACGTTGGTATTCGGACTTCCCGATATGAGTCCATACGCCGTCGATGCGCGTATCAACCCCGTCTTGGTGGTAAGCGATATTTTGGGCTACGTTTTCAACTGGTTCTATAATAAACCCATCATCAAAAAGAACGGTGTGGTTATCATCATGAACCCGACCTATGAGATATTTCACGAAGAGTATCACGTCGCCTATAAACAGTTCTACGATGAGGTGCTCGCTGAAACGACGGAACCTTTTGAGATGCAACAGAAATTTCAGGAAAAATACGCAAAGGACGCGTATTTAATCGATTGCTATCGGAACAAGTTCGCGCATCACGGTTTCCATCCGTTCACTGTCTGGTATTGGGCGACGTATCCGTTGAAATATCTCGCGAAGGTAATCCTCGTCGGTCCCAAGGAACCGAGGGTGGCGCAACGGCTCGGTGTTGACTGGGCGCGAAATTTAGACGATGCGCTCGCGATGGCGCGAGAAATCTCTGGGGAAGACGATGTCGTTGCCTTGACGATGCCGCCGTTCTTCTACGCAAATGTTGGGGGTTAG
- a CDS encoding type II toxin-antitoxin system HicB family antitoxin codes for MEYVVIFEKGENSYGASVPDLPGCIAVGKTMEEVKALIAEAIEFHIEGLREDGDIVPAVVKPHCSKRSECIVRTD; via the coding sequence ATGGAATACGTTGTTATTTTTGAAAAGGGTGAAAATAGTTACGGTGCTTCTGTTCCGGATCTTCCCGGATGTATCGCTGTTGGTAAGACGATGGAAGAAGTCAAGGCATTGATTGCCGAAGCTATTGAGTTTCATATTGAAGGGTTACGAGAAGATGGAGATATTGTCCCCGCCGTCGTCAAGCCCCACTGCTCAAAGCGATCCGAGTGTATCGTCCGCACTGATTAG
- a CDS encoding BrnT family toxin — MEFEWDKNKAASNLSKHGVSFDEARTIFDDIFYIDFYDPDHSDDEQRYIIVGQSTQNHLLVVSYTERGNAIRLISARKATRKERETYEER, encoded by the coding sequence ATGGAGTTTGAGTGGGATAAAAACAAAGCAGCATCTAATCTGTCAAAACATGGAGTGTCATTTGACGAAGCGCGAACCATTTTTGACGATATCTTCTATATTGATTTTTATGATCCAGACCACTCTGATGATGAGCAGAGGTATATTATTGTTGGACAATCAACACAGAACCATCTATTAGTCGTATCATATACCGAGCGCGGTAATGCCATTCGCTTAATTAGTGCCAGAAAAGCAACACGCAAAGAGAGAGAAACGTATGAAGAAAGATAA
- a CDS encoding alcohol dehydrogenase catalytic domain-containing protein — translation MEAIQYTKSIPRYLAMRYLGKRWRSLYTSPFSCTRLVDIPEPQLPTPEWVKVRTRLSGICGSDLATITAKGSPYFSPFTSTPFVLGHEIVGEVAETGAAVDGFSVGARVVIEPALSCRVRGISPPCHQCRNQRFANCENITKGDISEGIQTGYCRDTGGGWSQYVLAHPSQLHHVPDDLSDETAVLLEPFACALHGVLKIPSDRTATICIIGGGTIGLLTVAALRILGHRNRIIIFAKHPHQQQLASELGADDILSPNSSRYAAFCELTGATSHQPELGQQVLVGGVDVTFDCIGSSVTIDDALRFTRAGGEVILVGMPGIPKNVDWTSIWYKQLRVTGAYTYGLENHNDAQIHTFTLGMRLLQKMEAHLRPLVSTLFPLRDYKRAIQTALNTGKTATVKTVFDLRI, via the coding sequence GTGGAAGCCATTCAATACACCAAAAGCATCCCGCGTTATCTGGCGATGCGCTATCTTGGGAAACGGTGGCGAAGTCTTTATACGTCTCCATTCTCTTGCACGCGCCTTGTTGATATCCCGGAGCCACAACTGCCAACGCCTGAATGGGTTAAGGTTAGAACTCGACTGAGTGGTATCTGTGGCTCCGATTTAGCGACAATCACCGCAAAAGGGAGTCCCTACTTTTCGCCGTTCACGTCAACGCCCTTTGTGCTGGGGCATGAAATCGTCGGCGAAGTCGCGGAGACGGGTGCTGCAGTGGATGGCTTTTCTGTTGGTGCAAGGGTAGTCATTGAACCGGCATTGTCGTGTCGGGTGAGGGGGATTTCACCGCCGTGTCACCAATGCCGAAACCAACGCTTCGCCAACTGTGAAAACATCACAAAAGGCGACATCTCTGAAGGGATTCAAACGGGGTATTGCCGAGATACAGGTGGCGGATGGAGTCAATACGTTCTCGCGCATCCGTCGCAACTCCATCACGTTCCTGACGATCTTTCGGACGAAACCGCGGTGCTCCTCGAACCTTTTGCGTGCGCGTTACACGGCGTTCTGAAAATCCCGTCCGACCGGACAGCAACCATCTGTATCATCGGTGGTGGCACGATTGGACTTCTCACCGTCGCCGCCCTTCGGATCCTCGGACATCGGAACCGAATTATTATCTTCGCCAAACATCCGCATCAACAGCAATTGGCGAGCGAGCTCGGCGCGGATGACATCCTATCACCGAATAGCAGTCGGTATGCGGCGTTCTGCGAACTGACAGGCGCGACATCACATCAACCAGAATTAGGACAACAAGTATTAGTCGGGGGTGTGGACGTTACCTTCGACTGCATCGGCTCGAGTGTCACCATAGACGACGCGCTCCGTTTTACCCGAGCAGGCGGCGAAGTGATCTTGGTCGGTATGCCGGGGATCCCCAAAAACGTGGACTGGACTTCGATCTGGTATAAACAACTGCGCGTAACGGGTGCTTATACATACGGACTCGAAAATCATAACGACGCACAGATCCATACCTTCACGCTCGGTATGCGTCTCCTCCAAAAGATGGAAGCGCATTTGCGTCCATTGGTGAGCACGCTCTTTCCACTGCGAGATTACAAACGCGCTATCCAGACAGCCCTGAACACCGGAAAAACAGCGACTGTGAAAACAGTATTTGACTTGCGGATATAA